The following proteins come from a genomic window of Microtus ochrogaster isolate Prairie Vole_2 chromosome 7, MicOch1.0, whole genome shotgun sequence:
- the Kcnip1 gene encoding Kv channel-interacting protein 1 isoform X1: protein MGAVMGTFSSLQTKQRRPSKDIAWWYYQYQRDKIEDELEMTMVCHRPEGLEQLEAQTNFTKRELQVLYRGFKNECPSGVVNEETFKQIYAQFFPHGDASTYAHYLFNAFDTTQTGSVKFEDFVTALSILLRGTVHEKLRWTFNLYDINKDGYINKEEMMDIVKAIYDMMGKYTYPVLKEDTPRQHVDVFFQKMDKNKDGIVTLDEFLESCQEDDNIMRSLQLFQNVM, encoded by the exons ACATCGCCTGGTGGTATTACCAGTATCAGAgag acaaGATCGAGGATGAACTAGAGATGACCATGGTTTGCCACCGGCCTGAGGGACTGGAGCAGCTTGAGGCCCAGACGAACTTCACCAAGAGGGAGCTGCAAGTCCTTTACCGAGGATTCAAAAAT GAGTGCCCCAGTGGCGTGGTCAATGAAGAAACATTCAAGCAGATCTACGCGCAGTTTTTCCCTCATGGAG ATGCCAGCACATATGCCCATTACCTCTTCAATGCCTTCGACACCACCCAGACAGGCTCTGTGAAGTTCGAG GACTTTGTGACGGCTCTGTCTATTTTACTGAGAGGGACAGTCCATGAAAAGCTAAGGTGGACATTTAATTTGTATGACATCAATAAAGACGGCTACATAAACAAAGAG GAGATGATGGACATAGTCAAAGCCATCTACGACATGATGGGGAAATACACCTATCCTGTGCTCAAAGAGGATACTCCCAGGCAGCATGTGGATGTCTTCTTCCAG aaaatggataaaaataaagaCGGCATCGTAACTTTAGATGAATTTCTTGAATCCTGTCAGGAG GATGACAACATCATGAGGTCTCTACAGCTGTTCCAAAATGTTATGTAA
- the Kcnip1 gene encoding Kv channel-interacting protein 1 isoform X3, translating to MGAVMGTFSSLQTKQRRPSKDKIEDELEMTMVCHRPEGLEQLEAQTNFTKRELQVLYRGFKNECPSGVVNEETFKQIYAQFFPHGDASTYAHYLFNAFDTTQTGSVKFEDFVTALSILLRGTVHEKLRWTFNLYDINKDGYINKEEMMDIVKAIYDMMGKYTYPVLKEDTPRQHVDVFFQKMDKNKDGIVTLDEFLESCQEDDNIMRSLQLFQNVM from the exons acaaGATCGAGGATGAACTAGAGATGACCATGGTTTGCCACCGGCCTGAGGGACTGGAGCAGCTTGAGGCCCAGACGAACTTCACCAAGAGGGAGCTGCAAGTCCTTTACCGAGGATTCAAAAAT GAGTGCCCCAGTGGCGTGGTCAATGAAGAAACATTCAAGCAGATCTACGCGCAGTTTTTCCCTCATGGAG ATGCCAGCACATATGCCCATTACCTCTTCAATGCCTTCGACACCACCCAGACAGGCTCTGTGAAGTTCGAG GACTTTGTGACGGCTCTGTCTATTTTACTGAGAGGGACAGTCCATGAAAAGCTAAGGTGGACATTTAATTTGTATGACATCAATAAAGACGGCTACATAAACAAAGAG GAGATGATGGACATAGTCAAAGCCATCTACGACATGATGGGGAAATACACCTATCCTGTGCTCAAAGAGGATACTCCCAGGCAGCATGTGGATGTCTTCTTCCAG aaaatggataaaaataaagaCGGCATCGTAACTTTAGATGAATTTCTTGAATCCTGTCAGGAG GATGACAACATCATGAGGTCTCTACAGCTGTTCCAAAATGTTATGTAA